The window TCCTGGTCGGGCTGGCGGTCGTCGACTCACTGTTTGGGCTGGCGCTGCCTGACTGGATCGAGCGCATGATCGAGGACGACCCAGCTCTCGAGGGGCTTTCTCGCCACGTCGATGCCCGACTGTTCGACGAGACACCCTACTGGCTGCTCGACGAACGCCAGTATCAGGCCCGGACACTGGACCGGCCCCGAGAGAGGGTTGCGTTCTGGCTCTCATGGCTCTGCAGTCCGAACCGCTCGGACATCGAGGCAATCGCGATCCCGTGGCCGCTGACGCCACTGTATCACCTCGTCAGGCCGATCCGACTTGCGAGTGGTATCCTCGAGCGATTCCGGCCAGGGTCACGTCCACCGACGGAGTTGCGATGGTCAGATAATGAGTGAGGTGACCCAATCAGCCGGCCGGGAAACAGCCGACGCAGAAGCCGATGGTGACGTCGTACCGACCATCGACTCGAGCGAACCCACGTTCCGCGAGAAACTCGAGGCGCTGTGGACGGTCGTCCGCTTTCGGCCGTGGACGATCGGGCTAATTCTTGCCCTCAAGGCCGTAGCAGCGCTATTTGAAGGTGTTGGACTGACCTTTTTGCTTCCGATCATCGAGGTTGCACAGGATGGCGGGACACTACAGGAGGATGCAACGGGTCCAGTCACGTACTTCGTCGAGGCGTACGAGCTGATCGGGGTTACGGCAACGTTCGAAACGTTGTTGGTCGGGCTAGCCGCGATTATGACGCTTCGGTACGGCGTGAGCTTTCTTATTGGCTGGATACAGGCAGCAGTGACACAGGCGTATATGGCTTCGCTCAGGCGGGATGCGTACGAGTCGTTGCTGGCTGCCGAAGTTGGCTACCTCGATCACGCAGATGGCGACGAAATTACGAATACGATCATCACCGAGGCACGCACCTCTGCACGACTGATCGGTGATATCCTTTCGGTTATCGAGAAAGGGTTGTTTGCCGCCGTCTACGCGACGGTCGCACTGGTACTCTCACCGACGTTGACGCTCCTCTCAATCTTCGTCCTCGGGACGGTGGTGGTGTTGAGTCGGTATGCCCTCGCGCCGGGTTACGAGATCGGTGACCGCGTCGCAGCGGCAAACGAGCGGATTCAGTCACTCGTCAACGCGGGAACGCGCGGGCTGTACGAAGTAAAACTGTTCACGATGCAACCGACGCTTGCGACCGAGTACGATCGTGCTCACAACCGTCTCGTTGATACCTTCGTTACGCTCGAGCGCAATCAGGTTGCTCTCAGTGCGCTCACCAAACTCCTCAACGCCTTCGTGATCTTCGCGCTTGTCTATCTTGCGATTGCCTACCTGACGCTGTCGTTTGCCGCCCTGGGGGTGTTCCTGTTCGCGATGTTCCGACTGTCGCCGCTGATTAGCGGCCTCAACAACACGCTGTACTCGATCGATGGCGCGCTTCCACATCTTGTGCGCACGCAACGACTCATCGCGGCGTTTGACCGTCACACCGAATCGAGTGGGACCGTCCCAGCGCCCAACCCGACGACCACACTCAAGATGGACGACGTGACGTTTCAGTACGACCAAGACGACGCCGGGACAGCCATTACTGACGTGTCGTTGCATCTCGAGCGTGGCGAAACGATCGCATTGGCTGGCCCTTCGGGGGCCGGGAAGTCGACGGTCGTCTCCCTGCTGGCAGGGTTATACGAACCTGATGAGGGGACAATTCGAGCAAACGGAACCGACCTGTCGACGCTTGATCGACACTCGTGGTATGAACGAGTTACTGTTGTCCCACAGCAACCGTTCCTGTTCACCGGGACACTCCGGTACAACGTCGCAATCGCTGACCCGGCAGCGAGCGACGACGCAATCAAGCACGCCTGCGAACTCAGCCAGGTCAGCGCATTTCTCGAGACGCTGCCGAACGGACTGGATACCGAACTCGGTGACGACGGTGTTCGGCTTTCAGGCGGCCAGCGCCAACGCATTGCCATCGCTCGAGCACTCCTTACCGATGCGGACATCCTCATCCTCGATGAGGCGACGAGCGAACTCGACTCGCCGACTGAAACCGCGATTCTCGACGCACTCGAGGCGACGGATCGAGCGTACGCGACGATCGTGATCGGCCACTGGTTATCGACAGTCAGAGATGCCGACCGGATTTACACGGTCGTCGACGGTGAAATCGTTGAATCGGGCACACATCGTGAACTGATAGCCAGGGAAACACACTATGCGACCCTCTACGAGCCACAGGTCGAACCGACGCACTCACCGTAGTCATCTCGCTCCCGAGACGGTGTTGCCAATAT is drawn from Natronolimnobius sp. AArcel1 and contains these coding sequences:
- a CDS encoding ABC transporter ATP-binding protein codes for the protein MSEVTQSAGRETADAEADGDVVPTIDSSEPTFREKLEALWTVVRFRPWTIGLILALKAVAALFEGVGLTFLLPIIEVAQDGGTLQEDATGPVTYFVEAYELIGVTATFETLLVGLAAIMTLRYGVSFLIGWIQAAVTQAYMASLRRDAYESLLAAEVGYLDHADGDEITNTIITEARTSARLIGDILSVIEKGLFAAVYATVALVLSPTLTLLSIFVLGTVVVLSRYALAPGYEIGDRVAAANERIQSLVNAGTRGLYEVKLFTMQPTLATEYDRAHNRLVDTFVTLERNQVALSALTKLLNAFVIFALVYLAIAYLTLSFAALGVFLFAMFRLSPLISGLNNTLYSIDGALPHLVRTQRLIAAFDRHTESSGTVPAPNPTTTLKMDDVTFQYDQDDAGTAITDVSLHLERGETIALAGPSGAGKSTVVSLLAGLYEPDEGTIRANGTDLSTLDRHSWYERVTVVPQQPFLFTGTLRYNVAIADPAASDDAIKHACELSQVSAFLETLPNGLDTELGDDGVRLSGGQRQRIAIARALLTDADILILDEATSELDSPTETAILDALEATDRAYATIVIGHWLSTVRDADRIYTVVDGEIVESGTHRELIARETHYATLYEPQVEPTHSP